One window of Chondrocystis sp. NIES-4102 genomic DNA carries:
- a CDS encoding vitamin K epoxide reductase, with the protein MRRRQRSIPWIHRYYRSIMAGIATIGAVGTGYLTVVKLTQGTAACPTGGCDVVLSSPYATVFGLPLTLFGFLGYLSMVVFAIAPLLVTSPEKKKLRASLEKWTGLLLFLGGTAMVVFSSYLMYLLAFVIKAVCIYCIASAVFSACLFILSIIGRYWEDIGQLLFTGVIVAIVVLVGTLGVYANINNPQVAESDPYAVTNESGTAEVALAKHLTQQGVKMYGAFWCPHCQNQKQLFGTEAFSQIDYVECDPQGKNPRPNLCKAAGIQAFPTWEIKGKQYQGEKTLAELANLSGYQGDRNFQNASQEGH; encoded by the coding sequence ATGCGTCGTCGTCAGCGTTCTATTCCTTGGATTCATCGCTATTATCGTTCAATTATGGCAGGAATAGCCACTATTGGCGCGGTAGGGACGGGATATTTAACAGTAGTCAAATTAACCCAAGGAACAGCAGCTTGTCCTACAGGTGGCTGCGATGTAGTGCTATCAAGTCCTTATGCTACTGTGTTTGGCTTACCCCTGACTCTATTTGGCTTTTTGGGCTACTTAAGCATGGTTGTCTTTGCCATTGCACCTCTTTTGGTAACTTCTCCAGAGAAAAAGAAACTACGTGCCAGTTTAGAAAAGTGGACGGGTTTATTGCTGTTTTTAGGCGGAACGGCAATGGTGGTGTTTAGTAGTTATCTAATGTATCTACTCGCCTTTGTCATTAAAGCTGTTTGTATTTACTGTATTGCCTCGGCTGTCTTTTCAGCCTGTCTGTTTATTTTGTCGATTATCGGTCGTTATTGGGAAGATATCGGACAACTGTTGTTTACGGGAGTAATCGTAGCGATCGTTGTTTTAGTTGGAACGCTGGGGGTGTATGCCAATATCAATAATCCCCAAGTTGCAGAGTCCGATCCTTACGCCGTTACTAACGAATCGGGGACTGCTGAAGTTGCTCTCGCCAAGCATCTTACCCAACAAGGAGTAAAAATGTATGGGGCTTTTTGGTGTCCTCACTGTCAGAATCAAAAGCAACTATTCGGCACAGAAGCATTTAGTCAAATCGATTATGTAGAGTGCGATCCTCAAGGTAAAAATCCTCGCCCCAATCTTTGTAAAGCAGCAGGTATTCAAGCTTTTCCTACTTGGGAAATTAAAGGGAAACAGTATCAAGGGGAAAAAACTTTAGCAGAATTAGCCAATTTATCTGGCTATCAGGGCGATCGCAATTTTCAAAATGCTTCCCAAGAAGGACACTAA
- a CDS encoding tetratricopeptide TPR_2 repeat protein, which yields MLPVNAHSPDETLEQWQVEREVNQLLNQGKKLVDRGKLAEALSAYQHAVSLERENPRVFSAIGYLQAVQGNFPAAADAFQKAIALESDNTYFYYGLAYSLANSGTYAEAADAYTQTIKLDPNLLNAHLGLGMVLLRQQNYNGALNAFSKVKTLAPENLLAYRAMGTILLQKGQFTKAIEVLQRAAELAPSESTIQLDLGITWFNLNNTNKAIAAFEKAAELNPEDGKIHFQVGRIIQLEGNTESALAEYRKAANIQPNSVETRKAIADILLEQQDYLMAIVEHRQVIALAPQDAKSYYHLGLALRERKRIEEAITALKQALNLYQQQGNTEQVEAVETVLDELQE from the coding sequence ATGTTACCTGTTAATGCTCATTCACCTGATGAAACTTTAGAACAATGGCAAGTAGAGCGAGAAGTTAACCAGCTTTTAAATCAAGGGAAAAAATTGGTAGATCGGGGTAAACTGGCTGAGGCTTTGAGTGCTTACCAACACGCGGTTAGTTTAGAACGAGAAAATCCGCGAGTCTTTTCGGCAATCGGTTATTTACAAGCGGTTCAAGGTAACTTTCCCGCAGCAGCAGATGCTTTCCAAAAAGCGATCGCCTTAGAATCTGACAATACTTATTTTTATTACGGACTGGCTTATAGCCTTGCTAATTCTGGAACTTATGCTGAAGCTGCCGATGCTTACACTCAAACCATCAAACTCGATCCGAATTTGTTAAATGCTCATTTAGGCTTGGGAATGGTGCTGTTACGCCAACAAAACTACAATGGCGCATTAAATGCTTTCTCAAAGGTAAAGACCCTTGCACCAGAAAACCTCCTCGCCTATCGCGCGATGGGAACAATTTTACTTCAGAAAGGACAGTTTACCAAGGCGATCGAGGTTTTACAACGAGCAGCCGAACTAGCTCCCTCTGAAAGTACAATTCAACTCGATTTGGGAATTACTTGGTTCAATCTAAACAATACCAATAAAGCCATCGCAGCTTTTGAAAAGGCTGCCGAGCTAAATCCTGAAGATGGGAAGATTCATTTTCAAGTTGGCAGAATTATTCAGCTAGAAGGCAATACAGAATCTGCATTAGCCGAGTATCGTAAGGCAGCCAACATACAACCCAATTCCGTGGAAACCAGAAAAGCGATCGCCGATATTCTCTTAGAACAGCAAGATTACCTGATGGCGATCGTCGAACATCGTCAGGTGATCGCTCTTGCTCCTCAAGATGCTAAATCCTATTACCACCTGGGACTGGCATTGAGAGAAAGAAAGCGTATTGAAGAAGCCATTACCGCCCTCAAACAAGCTTTAAATCTTTATCAACAGCAGGGTAATACCGAGCAAGTAGAGGCTGTTGAAACTGTTTTAGATGAATTACAAGAATAG
- a CDS encoding cation-efflux system membrane protein, producing the protein MIPVKSDRHNEMPPEESKTQPLKLLWIVLCLRSGLFLAELITGLRVHSLSLIALSGHLLVDLIAIAIAIVAAWLVRSCPRPRRGGRDVRGCLEHLSRPSGLVLKDTASHIRSVEHSTQTKLSLNPQQIEALAAFLNSLILLAVAGSILWGILHNFQASASEAGLPMLAIAALGLVVKGINASLLYEESHHSLNVRGVFLHALADGVSSFGLLIAALAIFYLNWLWADTAASLLVVIFMLFSAFSLLKDSLQTINQ; encoded by the coding sequence ATGATACCAGTCAAGAGCGATCGCCACAACGAAATGCCTCCAGAAGAATCTAAAACTCAACCACTGAAATTATTATGGATTGTTTTATGTCTGCGCAGTGGACTATTTTTAGCTGAATTAATTACAGGACTTCGGGTACATAGTTTATCCCTAATCGCTCTATCGGGACATCTTTTGGTCGATCTAATTGCGATCGCTATTGCCATAGTTGCTGCTTGGTTAGTAAGGAGCTGTCCCCGCCCTCGAAGGGGAGGACGCGATGTTCGAGGTTGCCTCGAACATTTAAGCCGTCCGTCGGGGCTTGTCCTAAAGGATACCGCTTCGCATATACGCTCCGTCGAACATTCTACTCAAACTAAGTTATCCTTAAATCCCCAGCAAATTGAAGCTCTAGCTGCCTTTCTTAACAGCCTAATTCTCTTAGCAGTAGCAGGATCGATCCTGTGGGGAATCTTACATAATTTTCAGGCTTCTGCCTCTGAAGCTGGGTTACCGATGCTAGCAATAGCAGCATTAGGACTGGTAGTTAAAGGAATAAATGCTAGTTTGCTTTACGAAGAAAGTCATCATAGTTTAAATGTGCGGGGCGTATTTCTTCATGCGCTCGCCGATGGTGTTAGTTCGTTTGGTTTGTTAATAGCAGCGTTAGCTATTTTTTATTTAAACTGGCTTTGGGCAGATACGGCAGCTAGTTTATTAGTGGTGATTTTTATGCTCTTTAGTGCCTTTTCCCTACTTAAAGATAGTCTGCAAACTATCAATCAATAA
- the ziaA_1 gene encoding zinc-transporting P-type ATPase, which translates to MSNQYSSGCCSSDDRDHDRSHGHSHEHNDSNLRSELIPLSIAVVLFAIGLIFNQPLHNTPGAIAEYAVLIPAYLISGWSVLTSAGRNILRGKIFDENFLMTIATLGAIAIHELPEAVAVMLFFQVGELFQGFAVGRSRRSIKSLLEVRPDKANLIVDGVIREVDPEKVEVGNTIIIKPGEKVPLDGEILSGNSQVDTSALTGESVPRTVRKGDTVLAGAINQTGSLTVQVTKLFAESSIAKILDLVENASSKKAPTEQFITRFARYYTPVVVFLSLAVAILPPLFIPGTSSQLWVYRALVLLVISCPCGLVISIPLGYFGGVGGAAKRGILVKGSTFLDALTDVKTVIFDKTGTLTEGVFQVTQVSPYNGYSEKELLTIAALAESQSNHPVARSIIEAYDGAISESDVTDYKEIPGHGISAKVRGMSVLAGNDRLLHREHIEHDTCNVEGTVVHLAIDKKYAGYILIADKIKEDAAIAIARLKKLGVTETVMLTGDNRVVARNVADKLGLDTYKAELLPEDKVEAIEEYLHKSDKKSKVAFVGDGINDAPVIARADVGIAMGAFGSDAAIETADVVLMTDAPSKVAEAIAIARKTHSIVWQNIILAMAVKGLFILLGAIGIATLWEAVFADVGVALLAILNASRVLR; encoded by the coding sequence ATGTCAAATCAATATTCCTCTGGTTGTTGTTCTAGCGACGATCGCGATCACGATCGCAGTCATGGTCATAGCCACGAACATAATGATTCTAATTTACGCTCTGAACTTATTCCCTTAAGTATTGCAGTAGTTTTATTTGCGATCGGCTTAATCTTTAACCAGCCTTTGCATAATACTCCTGGAGCGATCGCCGAGTATGCAGTTTTGATTCCTGCATATCTGATAAGTGGTTGGAGTGTTTTAACCAGTGCAGGACGTAATATTCTGCGGGGTAAAATCTTCGATGAAAACTTCTTGATGACTATTGCTACCTTGGGAGCGATCGCGATTCACGAATTACCCGAAGCTGTAGCGGTAATGCTATTTTTCCAAGTAGGAGAACTATTTCAGGGTTTTGCGGTTGGGCGATCGCGCAGATCGATTAAGTCACTATTAGAAGTACGTCCAGATAAAGCAAATCTAATAGTCGATGGAGTGATAAGAGAGGTTGACCCCGAAAAAGTAGAAGTCGGAAATACGATTATTATCAAGCCAGGGGAGAAAGTACCTTTAGACGGGGAGATACTATCGGGTAATTCCCAGGTAGATACTTCCGCACTTACGGGGGAGTCCGTACCGCGAACTGTAAGAAAAGGAGATACAGTACTAGCAGGAGCAATTAACCAAACGGGTAGTTTAACCGTTCAAGTCACCAAACTGTTTGCCGAATCTTCCATCGCTAAGATTTTAGACTTGGTAGAAAATGCCAGCAGTAAAAAAGCCCCGACAGAGCAATTTATTACTCGCTTTGCCCGTTACTACACTCCCGTAGTAGTTTTTCTTTCTTTAGCAGTTGCCATCTTACCGCCTTTGTTTATTCCTGGTACATCTAGTCAACTGTGGGTTTATCGAGCGTTGGTCTTATTGGTAATATCCTGTCCTTGCGGATTAGTTATTAGTATTCCCCTGGGCTACTTTGGTGGAGTTGGTGGTGCAGCCAAAAGAGGTATTTTAGTTAAAGGTTCGACTTTCCTCGATGCCTTAACCGATGTTAAAACGGTAATTTTTGATAAAACTGGAACGTTAACCGAAGGTGTCTTTCAAGTAACTCAAGTATCCCCCTATAACGGCTATAGCGAAAAAGAATTATTAACTATAGCAGCTTTAGCCGAATCTCAATCCAATCATCCCGTAGCGCGATCGATTATTGAAGCTTACGATGGTGCGATTTCTGAATCTGATGTCACCGACTATAAAGAAATACCAGGACACGGTATTAGTGCCAAAGTCAGAGGGATGTCAGTCTTGGCAGGAAACGATCGCCTCCTGCACCGAGAGCATATAGAACACGATACCTGCAATGTTGAAGGTACTGTGGTTCATTTAGCAATAGATAAAAAATATGCAGGTTATATCTTAATTGCCGACAAAATTAAAGAAGATGCAGCCATAGCGATCGCCCGATTGAAAAAATTAGGAGTCACCGAAACTGTAATGCTGACGGGAGACAACCGAGTTGTAGCGCGAAATGTTGCCGATAAACTTGGTTTAGATACCTATAAAGCTGAATTACTACCAGAAGACAAAGTAGAGGCGATCGAGGAGTATCTTCATAAGTCTGACAAAAAAAGCAAGGTAGCTTTTGTCGGAGATGGAATTAACGATGCACCAGTAATTGCCAGAGCCGATGTCGGGATAGCAATGGGGGCGTTTGGTTCAGATGCAGCGATTGAAACTGCTGACGTGGTACTAATGACCGATGCCCCTTCTAAGGTAGCCGAAGCGATCGCTATAGCTCGTAAAACCCACTCTATTGTCTGGCAGAATATCATCCTGGCAATGGCAGTAAAAGGACTGTTTATTTTACTCGGAGCAATAGGAATAGCGACTCTTTGGGAGGCTGTGTTTGCCGATGTCGGGGTAGCACTGTTAGCGATTCTAAATGCCAGTCGGGTTTTGAGATAG